From Candidatus Rhabdochlamydia sp. T3358, a single genomic window includes:
- a CDS encoding dipeptidase: MQTLVFEDWYKNHQERILSDFFTFLRFPSISTNKKHEQDIRKTASWLSEYMKGIGLEVDVWETSHFPVVFGSYLKAGPNRPTLLIYHHYDVQPTDPLDLWENDPFEPVIKENCVYARGASDNKGQCFYSLTALKAYLELSDRIELNIKIVIEGEEESSSKGIKGILKTKAQELKADYLIVVDAGISHIESPAITLGIRGILSLEIECKNSFVDLHSGVHGGIALNPNRALAAIIANMWESSGRVAIPHFYDDVEPVKKWKDSLDMTFDQDLYTKEFGVHAFSHEEGYSLRESNWLRPSLEVNGMWGGYIEPGFKTVIPSKAHAKISCRLVPNQNPQKIAQNIVEYFKKNAPPGIEISAEIGEGYKAFCCFPDSVIAKTAVLAYEEIFKKPCKYTACGATVPIVTELAAVSAAETILMGVGLPTNNIHAPNEHFSMDCFKLGFLVMTNLLTRLSQRVEQREEDLCGNSAEQERRIEKP; the protein is encoded by the coding sequence ATGCAAACACTTGTTTTTGAAGACTGGTATAAAAATCACCAAGAGAGAATCTTGAGTGATTTTTTTACGTTTTTACGCTTTCCAAGTATTAGCACAAATAAGAAACATGAACAGGATATTAGAAAAACAGCTAGCTGGCTCAGTGAATATATGAAAGGAATAGGGCTAGAGGTAGACGTATGGGAGACTTCTCATTTTCCTGTTGTGTTTGGTTCTTATTTAAAAGCAGGTCCTAATAGGCCTACATTGCTTATCTATCATCATTATGATGTACAGCCAACTGATCCTCTAGACTTATGGGAAAATGATCCCTTTGAGCCAGTTATTAAAGAAAACTGCGTGTATGCGCGCGGTGCTTCAGATAACAAAGGGCAATGCTTTTATTCTTTAACCGCTTTAAAAGCTTATTTGGAGTTAAGTGATCGGATTGAACTAAATATTAAAATAGTAATTGAGGGAGAGGAGGAATCAAGCAGTAAAGGAATAAAGGGGATCCTTAAGACAAAAGCCCAAGAGTTAAAAGCGGATTATCTTATCGTTGTAGATGCAGGAATTTCTCATATAGAGTCTCCTGCGATTACTTTAGGAATAAGAGGGATTCTATCTCTTGAAATAGAATGTAAAAATTCTTTTGTGGATTTACATTCAGGAGTACATGGAGGGATTGCTTTAAATCCCAATCGCGCTTTAGCAGCAATAATAGCAAATATGTGGGAATCTTCTGGTAGAGTAGCAATTCCTCATTTCTATGATGATGTAGAACCTGTAAAGAAATGGAAAGATTCATTGGACATGACTTTTGATCAAGATTTATATACCAAAGAGTTTGGCGTGCATGCTTTTTCTCATGAAGAAGGGTATTCTCTTCGAGAATCAAACTGGTTAAGGCCTAGTTTAGAGGTCAATGGAATGTGGGGAGGGTATATAGAACCTGGCTTTAAAACAGTGATTCCCTCTAAAGCACATGCTAAGATTTCCTGCCGGTTAGTTCCTAACCAGAATCCTCAAAAGATTGCCCAAAATATCGTAGAATATTTCAAAAAAAATGCTCCACCAGGAATCGAAATTTCTGCAGAAATAGGAGAAGGATATAAAGCTTTTTGTTGTTTTCCTGATTCTGTGATTGCCAAAACAGCTGTTTTAGCGTATGAAGAAATATTTAAAAAACCATGCAAATATACTGCATGCGGAGCAACCGTTCCCATCGTAACAGAGCTAGCAGCAGTTAGCGCAGCAGAAACAATACTGATGGGGGTAGGATTACCAACTAATAATATTCACGCTCCTAATGAGCATTTTAGCATGGATTGTTTTAAACTAGGCTTTCTAGTGATGACAAATCTTTTAACTCGATTA
- the htpX gene encoding protease HtpX, giving the protein MAIAKRVFLFLLVNFLVVITLSFFLSVFNIKPYLQSYGLNLYSLMIFCFVWGMGGAFISLLLSRKIAIWMMKIQLIDSNTKDSNLQRLLTIVHKFSRDANLSDFPQVGIYNSPELNAFATGPTKKCSLIAVSTGLLNRMSDKELEGVIAHEMAHIQNGDMVTMTLLQGVINAFVMFLARVLAYICSGLGKSRSNSSGGSYISYMIFVFLFEVIFMVLGSLIICAFSRFREFRADRGGAFLAGRENMIAALRALQKNVQTQDPQTAVAAFQAFKISTPEKRSITRWFATHPPLEARIERLEGYNGFS; this is encoded by the coding sequence ATGGCCATTGCTAAAAGAGTTTTTTTATTTTTATTGGTAAACTTTCTGGTTGTTATTACTCTTTCTTTTTTTCTAAGCGTTTTTAATATAAAACCTTATTTACAATCCTATGGTTTAAATCTCTATTCTTTAATGATCTTCTGTTTTGTATGGGGTATGGGAGGAGCCTTTATTTCTCTTTTACTTTCTCGTAAAATCGCTATCTGGATGATGAAAATACAGCTGATTGATTCTAATACCAAAGACTCTAATTTACAGAGATTATTGACAATCGTGCATAAATTTTCTCGCGATGCAAATCTATCGGATTTCCCTCAAGTAGGGATATATAATTCCCCTGAATTAAATGCTTTTGCTACAGGCCCTACTAAAAAATGCAGTTTAATTGCTGTGTCAACAGGTTTGTTAAACCGTATGTCTGACAAAGAACTAGAAGGGGTTATTGCACATGAAATGGCTCATATTCAAAATGGGGATATGGTTACAATGACCTTATTACAAGGCGTTATTAATGCCTTTGTCATGTTCTTAGCTAGAGTGCTTGCCTATATCTGTTCAGGACTTGGCAAAAGCAGGAGCAATTCTTCTGGAGGATCTTATATTAGCTATATGATCTTCGTCTTTTTATTTGAAGTGATCTTTATGGTTTTAGGATCTTTAATCATCTGCGCTTTTTCTCGTTTTAGAGAATTTAGAGCAGATCGCGGTGGTGCTTTTTTAGCAGGTAGAGAAAATATGATAGCTGCTTTGAGAGCATTACAAAAAAATGTACAGACCCAAGATCCTCAAACAGCCGTTGCAGCTTTCCAGGCATTTAAAATCTCCACCCCTGAGAAGCGTAGCATCACCCGCTGGTTTGCTACTCATCCTCCTTTAGAAGCAAGAATAGAAAGATTGGAAGGCTATAATGGCTTCTCTTGA